In a genomic window of Spirosoma agri:
- a CDS encoding Maf family protein gives MLTLRYPLVLASGSPRRKQLMADAGFQFTVETRPTDESFPETMPANEVAEYLARQKAAQFVPDLGNRIVLCADTVVILDNQILNKPQDEADAHRMLRALSGQTHRVRTGVAILTPTDDSVPYSLQSFTDETVVRFSTLTDAEISYYIRVCKPFDKAGSYGAQDFVGLVGIERLDGSFYTVMGLPTHRVYQALKAFEA, from the coding sequence ATGCTAACGTTACGCTACCCACTGGTGCTGGCTTCGGGATCACCCCGCCGGAAACAACTCATGGCCGATGCAGGGTTCCAGTTCACGGTTGAAACCCGCCCCACCGATGAATCATTTCCCGAAACGATGCCCGCCAACGAGGTGGCCGAGTACCTTGCCCGGCAGAAAGCAGCACAATTCGTGCCCGATTTAGGCAACCGCATCGTTCTTTGCGCCGATACGGTCGTAATCCTGGATAATCAGATCCTGAACAAACCCCAGGACGAAGCGGATGCCCACCGGATGTTACGAGCCTTATCCGGGCAGACGCACCGGGTCCGAACCGGCGTTGCCATCCTGACACCAACAGACGATTCAGTACCGTATAGTCTACAGTCCTTTACGGATGAAACCGTCGTTCGGTTTTCGACACTCACCGATGCCGAAATTTCCTATTACATTCGGGTATGTAAACCGTTCGACAAGGCGGGTTCGTACGGGGCGCAGGACTTTGTTGGCCTGGTTGGTATCGAGCGGCTCGACGGTTCCTTTTATACCGTCATGGGCCTGCCGACGCATCGGGTGTATCAGGCGCTAAAAGCGTTTGAAGCCTAG
- a CDS encoding BamA/TamA family outer membrane protein: MNRSARNRFVCMLCHLLVWCVVLSGTGAHGQDDSTRYVSKKTNDSLATKIANILADSALMQRDSVFYNRMKTKMYKHRLTRQLYDLVFQDVYNSQAKTGEVSQLEINPFKPFEGRIIGDIYIRRLGVFGQSVYDTLRRPGNWIERTGNRIHTNTRANIIRRSYLLFKEGDELNPTVLRDNERLLRTTSIFHDARILVLPRAGSRQFVDVVVITQDVWSLLPTGGVGSLNQFSVGFEQNNFRGLGHQFYAEVAYSGNDPRQKVEYKGRYTVPFIGKTFLTAQAEFFYLRDLKQLVFRIYRPFLTPDTKYAGSIEVNHTQVNNRVVARNDSILSVPLSYNYSDIWIGRSFRIFYSANDAEGKGRSRLIIALRNTNYDYFRRPTVTADTNQLYQDSRTTLFSIGYSRRKYVRDVLIYGFGRTEDVPVGEALSIVAGYDNAELGPRKYGGINFSQGKYLNKSGYLYALASVGGYIRNQQIEQGVLSLEANYFSPLMRSKWGYMRHFFNTRYTAGIDRFDNEYVTLSSSSGSGINTDGIGINNDALRGTNRWLINYENILFSKLNLVGFRVAFITFANLGLVSFPDRPLLKGPIYQGYGIGFRLRNENLTFNSFQIRLAYYPNIPNNSYPFRYAFEGIPVLRFRDFDLAAPQLIPYR, encoded by the coding sequence GTGAACCGCTCTGCCAGGAATCGATTCGTATGCATGCTATGCCACTTGCTGGTATGGTGTGTCGTACTATCGGGGACGGGAGCGCACGGACAGGACGATTCGACGCGGTACGTATCGAAAAAGACGAACGACTCACTGGCTACCAAGATTGCCAACATACTAGCTGACAGCGCCCTGATGCAGCGCGATAGTGTGTTTTATAATCGGATGAAAACAAAAATGTACAAGCACCGCCTGACGCGTCAGTTGTACGACCTTGTCTTTCAGGATGTTTATAATAGTCAGGCTAAAACGGGTGAAGTCAGTCAGCTGGAAATAAATCCGTTCAAACCCTTCGAAGGCCGCATCATCGGCGACATTTATATTCGTCGGCTTGGGGTGTTTGGACAGTCGGTTTATGATACGCTACGGCGGCCCGGTAACTGGATCGAGCGGACGGGAAATCGAATTCATACGAATACACGCGCGAATATTATCCGCCGTTCGTACCTGCTTTTTAAAGAAGGCGATGAACTGAACCCGACTGTATTACGCGATAACGAGCGATTATTGCGGACCACCTCCATCTTTCACGACGCCCGTATCCTGGTATTGCCCCGTGCGGGAAGCCGCCAGTTTGTCGATGTGGTCGTGATCACGCAGGATGTCTGGTCACTGCTGCCGACGGGTGGCGTTGGGTCATTGAATCAGTTCAGTGTCGGGTTCGAGCAAAATAATTTTCGGGGACTAGGGCATCAGTTTTACGCGGAGGTAGCCTATTCGGGCAATGATCCGCGTCAGAAAGTTGAGTACAAAGGACGGTATACGGTTCCTTTCATCGGCAAGACGTTTCTGACGGCGCAGGCTGAGTTCTTCTACCTGCGGGATTTGAAGCAGTTAGTCTTTCGGATCTATCGCCCGTTTCTGACCCCGGATACCAAATATGCCGGGTCCATCGAAGTGAACCATACGCAGGTGAACAACCGGGTCGTTGCCCGTAACGATAGTATTTTGTCCGTCCCGTTGAGTTATAATTACTCGGATATCTGGATTGGCCGCTCGTTCCGAATCTTCTACAGTGCGAATGATGCTGAGGGAAAAGGTCGCTCACGGCTCATCATTGCCTTGCGTAACACCAACTACGATTATTTCAGACGGCCAACCGTTACGGCTGACACCAACCAGCTTTATCAGGATAGCCGAACAACCCTGTTTAGCATTGGGTACTCCCGGCGTAAATACGTACGTGACGTACTCATCTACGGGTTTGGCCGTACGGAGGACGTGCCTGTTGGTGAAGCTCTGTCGATTGTTGCCGGCTATGATAACGCCGAGCTAGGGCCTCGGAAATATGGGGGAATCAATTTTTCGCAGGGAAAATACCTCAATAAGTCGGGCTATCTCTATGCGCTGGCCAGCGTAGGCGGGTACATCCGTAATCAGCAAATAGAACAGGGCGTACTATCGCTCGAAGCAAATTATTTCAGTCCACTGATGCGATCGAAATGGGGCTATATGCGGCACTTTTTCAATACCCGCTACACGGCTGGTATTGACCGGTTCGATAATGAATACGTTACGTTGAGCAGCAGCAGCGGCAGTGGTATCAATACGGATGGGATCGGGATCAACAACGATGCGCTGCGGGGCACGAACCGCTGGCTGATCAATTACGAAAATATCCTGTTCTCCAAACTGAACCTGGTTGGCTTTCGGGTCGCTTTTATTACGTTCGCCAACTTAGGGCTGGTTAGTTTTCCGGATCGACCACTACTGAAAGGACCCATCTATCAGGGCTACGGCATCGGGTTTCGACTCCGCAATGAAAACCTGACGTTCAATAGTTTCCAGATCCGATTGGCCTATTATCCCAATATCCCCAATAACAGCTATCCATTCCGATATGCGTTTGAAGGTATTCCGGTTTTACGCTTTAGGGATTTCGATTTAGCCGCTCCTCAGCTTATCCCTTATCGATAG
- a CDS encoding type I restriction enzyme HsdR N-terminal domain-containing protein produces MVTLNLPNFDCKTKQVDGKPYIFDSLRRKYVRLSPEEWVRQHIVNLLLTHYGYPKALVRSEGGVVLNKTQKRTDVVAFDRQGMPFLVVECKAPHITLTQSTFDQIARYNHVHRAPYLVVTNGLLHYCCGIDHTTSEVRFLDDFPTFG; encoded by the coding sequence ATGGTTACGCTGAACCTGCCCAACTTTGATTGCAAAACTAAACAAGTCGATGGGAAACCCTACATTTTCGACTCGTTGCGCCGGAAGTACGTCCGTCTGTCGCCCGAAGAATGGGTACGACAGCACATCGTCAACCTGCTTCTAACGCACTATGGATACCCCAAAGCGCTGGTCCGTTCAGAAGGCGGGGTTGTCTTGAATAAGACCCAGAAACGCACCGATGTCGTCGCTTTTGACCGGCAGGGAATGCCTTTTCTCGTCGTTGAGTGCAAAGCTCCGCATATTACCCTGACCCAATCGACATTCGACCAAATTGCCCGGTATAATCATGTTCACCGAGCACCTTATCTGGTCGTTACCAATGGTTTACTGCACTACTGCTGCGGAATCGACCATACTACATCCGAAGTCCGGTTTCTGGATGACTTCCCGACATTCGGTTGA
- a CDS encoding tetratricopeptide repeat protein, giving the protein MKRPLLPLVALFCLCVPFLTLAQQTAVDFFESGIGKSKSNDFTGALQAFSMAITMNPENAPSYYNRGLVKANLKDHRGAILDYDRAIEINPKDAMAYLSRGVSKSKQDDHRAALLDFSRSIELNPDEPQAYYNRGISRNKIEQYRGALADFSKAIELDPANVLVYYARGITKQKLDDFSGSLPDFTKVIELTPKRSQAFAGRGISKTELNDFTGAIADLNKAIELSPEDSEAHFYRAYAKGKLEDYKGALADYDRSIALKNDNYKAYYGRGFCRGKLGDQKGAALDFSQAIEMNNTNNDTKVVYVGRITHPILDNLRNKVEERNRIGVLSPERSEAYFSRGVSKNKQGDQKGAIIDLNKSIELNPTYAEAYFTRGLIKSAQGDQRGAITDCNNAIKLNPRYSEAFYVRGLIRHSLGDENGGCLDLSKAGELGYTPAYKAISDVCN; this is encoded by the coding sequence ATGAAGCGACCTCTTCTGCCGCTAGTTGCCTTATTCTGTCTCTGTGTACCTTTCCTGACATTGGCCCAGCAAACGGCCGTCGATTTTTTCGAGAGTGGAATCGGCAAAAGTAAATCCAACGATTTTACCGGCGCCCTTCAGGCCTTTAGTATGGCCATCACCATGAACCCCGAAAATGCGCCAAGCTACTACAACCGGGGCTTGGTCAAAGCCAATCTCAAAGACCACCGGGGGGCCATTCTCGACTACGACCGGGCCATTGAAATCAACCCCAAAGATGCCATGGCTTACCTGAGCCGGGGTGTCAGCAAAAGCAAACAAGACGATCACCGGGCTGCCCTGCTCGACTTCAGCCGCTCCATCGAACTGAATCCTGACGAACCGCAAGCCTACTACAACCGGGGGATCAGCCGTAACAAAATTGAGCAATACCGGGGCGCATTGGCCGATTTCTCGAAAGCCATCGAACTCGATCCGGCGAATGTGCTGGTCTACTACGCCCGTGGCATTACCAAGCAAAAGCTGGACGATTTTTCGGGGAGCCTGCCCGACTTCACGAAGGTGATCGAACTAACGCCGAAGCGATCGCAGGCGTTTGCCGGACGGGGTATCTCAAAGACGGAGCTGAATGATTTCACTGGGGCCATTGCCGACCTCAACAAAGCCATCGAACTGAGTCCGGAAGATAGTGAAGCCCATTTTTACCGGGCCTATGCCAAAGGAAAACTGGAGGACTACAAAGGAGCTTTAGCCGATTATGACCGCTCTATCGCGCTCAAGAACGATAATTACAAAGCTTATTACGGACGGGGCTTTTGCCGTGGCAAACTGGGCGACCAGAAAGGGGCAGCACTGGATTTTTCCCAGGCGATCGAGATGAACAATACAAACAACGATACGAAAGTCGTTTACGTTGGTCGTATTACCCACCCCATTCTCGATAATCTTCGCAACAAAGTAGAGGAACGTAATCGCATTGGTGTGCTCTCGCCGGAGCGGTCGGAAGCGTATTTCAGCCGGGGCGTCAGCAAAAATAAACAGGGTGATCAAAAAGGGGCGATCATCGATCTGAACAAATCGATCGAATTAAACCCGACGTATGCAGAAGCTTATTTTACGCGGGGACTGATCAAATCAGCCCAGGGCGACCAGCGGGGAGCCATCACCGATTGCAACAATGCCATTAAATTGAATCCCCGGTACAGCGAAGCGTTTTATGTGCGGGGTCTTATCCGACATAGTCTCGGCGATGAAAACGGCGGCTGCCTCGATCTCTCGAAAGCAGGTGAGCTTGGCTACACCCCGGCCTATAAAGCCATCAGTGACGTATGTAACTAA
- a CDS encoding YceI family protein, which produces MKTRQFLAGLVAVAVMAGTSAFVGPKKVATYKVDTQKSVLNWNGKKVTGEHSGNVKLSDGSLVVDGGKLTGGTFNFDMNSIVCTDLTDAGYNAKFIGHIKSEDFFNTAKFPTSTFKITKVTPKGGDAYDITGNMTIKGITNAVTFPATVKTTGNTIEASGKATLDRTKYDIRYGSKSFFENIGDKAIYDDFTVEMKVAATK; this is translated from the coding sequence ATGAAAACGCGTCAATTTCTTGCTGGTCTCGTTGCAGTTGCCGTAATGGCCGGTACCTCGGCTTTTGTTGGTCCAAAAAAAGTAGCTACATATAAAGTAGATACACAGAAAAGTGTTCTGAACTGGAACGGTAAAAAAGTAACCGGCGAACACTCCGGTAACGTTAAATTGTCGGATGGTTCGCTAGTCGTAGACGGTGGTAAACTGACGGGCGGTACGTTCAATTTCGATATGAACAGCATCGTTTGTACGGACCTGACCGATGCTGGCTATAATGCTAAATTCATCGGCCACATAAAGTCGGAAGATTTTTTCAACACGGCGAAATTTCCAACGTCGACGTTCAAAATCACGAAAGTAACGCCAAAAGGTGGTGATGCGTACGACATCACCGGTAACATGACCATCAAAGGCATTACCAACGCTGTAACGTTCCCGGCTACGGTAAAAACGACGGGTAACACCATCGAAGCCAGCGGCAAAGCAACGCTTGACCGTACGAAATATGATATTCGTTACGGATCGAAATCGTTCTTCGAAAACATCGGTGACAAAGCTATCTATGATGATTTCACGGTAGAAATGAAAGTTGCTGCTACGAAATAA
- a CDS encoding MarR family winged helix-turn-helix transcriptional regulator encodes MSIETDIKQTAPFKNPYHRVMVNLMYTSNWVADTQMRVLKPFGLTLQQYNVLRILRGQYPHPVKVSDITERMLDKMSNASRLVDKLVAKKFVLRTECPSDRRAVDVVITDKGLSLLKRLDVHQGDLEESQRAKLTEDEAVYLSQLLDKLRN; translated from the coding sequence ATGTCAATAGAAACCGACATTAAGCAGACGGCACCCTTTAAGAATCCTTATCACCGGGTAATGGTCAATCTGATGTACACCAGTAATTGGGTAGCTGATACCCAGATGCGCGTGTTAAAACCATTCGGGCTGACCCTGCAACAGTACAATGTCCTGCGAATTCTGCGTGGCCAATATCCGCATCCGGTGAAAGTGAGTGATATCACGGAACGGATGCTTGACAAAATGTCGAATGCATCGCGGCTGGTGGACAAGCTGGTTGCCAAGAAGTTCGTGCTGCGGACCGAATGCCCCAGCGACCGTCGGGCGGTCGACGTTGTGATTACCGATAAGGGACTTTCCTTACTGAAACGCCTGGATGTTCATCAGGGTGATCTGGAAGAAAGTCAACGTGCCAAACTGACGGAGGATGAGGCTGTTTATCTTAGCCAATTGCTCGACAAGCTGCGGAACTGA
- a CDS encoding GNAT family N-acetyltransferase: MLIRTATPSDAPLLTELAAKTMREAFGPPHNPAPLVEEYIDTSITQPILEAELADPKSVFFVLELADKTPIGYAKLRRTKPLRQLSPAFRKAGKAIEIQRIYLLQNQVGQGQGRLLMEHCLAWAREAGYEAVWLGVWERNERAIAFYQKLGFERIGFHYFQFGAERQRDFWLQKQL; encoded by the coding sequence TTGTTGATCCGAACCGCTACCCCGTCTGATGCGCCCTTGCTCACTGAGCTAGCCGCCAAAACAATGCGCGAAGCCTTTGGCCCACCCCATAACCCCGCCCCACTCGTTGAGGAATACATCGACACATCGATCACACAACCGATACTGGAAGCGGAGCTGGCCGATCCAAAGTCGGTATTTTTCGTGCTCGAACTGGCTGATAAAACGCCTATAGGCTACGCAAAACTTCGCCGGACCAAACCGCTCAGACAACTGTCTCCGGCCTTTCGGAAGGCGGGTAAAGCCATTGAAATTCAGCGAATTTATCTGTTGCAGAACCAGGTAGGGCAGGGGCAGGGTCGCCTGCTGATGGAGCACTGCCTGGCCTGGGCGCGCGAAGCGGGTTACGAGGCTGTCTGGCTGGGCGTCTGGGAGCGCAACGAACGGGCTATTGCGTTCTACCAGAAACTGGGCTTCGAACGGATTGGCTTTCATTATTTCCAGTTTGGTGCCGAGCGACAGCGGGATTTTTGGCTGCAAAAACAGTTATAA
- a CDS encoding phosphoribosylanthranilate isomerase: protein MHLPLRTRIKICCISSLDEAQLAIRLGADALGLVGQMPSGPGVVADGLAAQIVRSTPPPVATFMLTSETSAVAIVAHQQRVGANTIQLVDAVRPETYAQLRSALPAIKLVQVIHVIDERNCDEAMQAVQNGVDALLLDSGNPNLAVKELGGTGRVHNWAVSRQIVEQSSVPVFLAGGLSTDNVRRAIDTVGPFGLDVCSGVRTNGQLDAHKLESLMRLLTD, encoded by the coding sequence ATGCACTTACCCCTCAGAACCCGGATTAAAATTTGTTGCATCAGCAGCCTCGATGAAGCGCAACTAGCCATTCGGCTTGGTGCCGATGCCCTGGGGCTGGTTGGCCAGATGCCCAGTGGTCCTGGAGTTGTGGCAGACGGGCTGGCGGCTCAGATTGTTCGGTCTACGCCCCCACCCGTGGCGACGTTCATGCTTACCAGCGAAACCAGTGCGGTAGCCATCGTGGCTCATCAGCAGCGCGTAGGCGCGAATACCATTCAGCTGGTCGACGCCGTTCGGCCCGAGACGTACGCTCAACTACGCAGCGCCTTACCCGCTATCAAGCTTGTGCAGGTAATTCACGTCATTGACGAGCGAAACTGCGACGAAGCAATGCAGGCTGTTCAGAACGGGGTCGATGCGTTACTGCTTGATTCGGGTAACCCCAATCTGGCCGTTAAGGAACTGGGTGGCACCGGGCGGGTGCATAACTGGGCCGTTAGCCGTCAGATCGTTGAGCAATCGTCCGTTCCGGTCTTCCTGGCCGGTGGACTCAGTACCGACAATGTTCGCCGGGCTATAGACACCGTGGGACCGTTCGGCCTTGATGTTTGCAGTGGGGTTCGAACAAACGGCCAATTAGATGCCCACAAACTAGAATCGCTTATGCGGCTTCTGACTGATTAA
- a CDS encoding Hsp20/alpha crystallin family protein, translating to MATLVRYNRIPTFANPFYGRPVIDRYHNTNLNVPAVNVKEVDNAFQLELAAPGLKKEDLKINVENNTLTIAYKPEEKADETTPKFTRHEFSFNAFERSFRLPKTVNANDIKAAYVDGILTVDLPKIEVKEEKLVKEIAIG from the coding sequence ATGGCAACTTTAGTTCGATATAACCGCATTCCAACGTTCGCTAATCCTTTTTACGGTCGTCCTGTTATCGATCGCTACCACAACACAAACCTGAATGTTCCGGCTGTGAACGTGAAGGAAGTTGATAACGCCTTCCAGCTTGAACTGGCTGCTCCTGGCTTGAAAAAAGAAGATCTGAAAATCAACGTAGAAAACAATACGCTGACGATTGCATACAAACCAGAAGAAAAAGCGGACGAAACAACGCCCAAATTCACCCGGCATGAGTTCAGCTTCAACGCTTTTGAACGGAGCTTCCGTTTGCCCAAAACAGTAAACGCCAACGACATCAAGGCTGCCTATGTCGATGGTATCCTGACGGTTGACTTACCAAAAATTGAGGTAAAAGAAGAAAAATTAGTGAAAGAAATCGCCATCGGTTAA
- a CDS encoding AMP nucleosidase, producing MKTKEEIVQNWLPRYTGTPIEQFGEYILLTNFINYVDLFAAKFNVEIFGMGRAMQTATANNITIINFGMGSPMAATVMDLLLAVEPKAVLFLGKCGGLKKTQIGDLILPIAAIRGDGTSNDYMRPEIPALPSFRLQRAVSSTIKRYEMDYWTGTVYTTNRRIWEHDEVFKDYLREIRTMAIDMETATIFTVGFVNSIPHGALLLVSDNPLVPEGVKTEESDKRVTGQFVNRHLEIGIDALLELESSGDSVKHLKFE from the coding sequence ATGAAAACAAAAGAAGAGATCGTACAGAATTGGTTACCGCGTTACACGGGTACACCGATTGAGCAATTTGGGGAGTATATCCTGCTGACCAACTTTATCAATTACGTTGACCTGTTCGCGGCCAAGTTTAATGTCGAAATATTCGGGATGGGCCGGGCCATGCAAACGGCCACGGCCAACAATATTACAATCATTAATTTCGGGATGGGTAGTCCAATGGCGGCTACCGTTATGGACCTGCTGCTGGCCGTTGAGCCAAAGGCGGTGCTATTTTTAGGGAAATGCGGTGGGCTGAAAAAAACGCAGATCGGCGATCTGATTTTACCCATTGCCGCCATTCGTGGTGATGGAACCAGCAATGATTACATGCGCCCCGAGATTCCGGCGCTGCCGTCGTTCCGGTTGCAGCGGGCCGTTTCCTCGACCATCAAACGATACGAAATGGATTACTGGACCGGTACGGTTTACACGACTAACCGGCGCATCTGGGAGCACGATGAGGTGTTTAAAGACTACCTGCGTGAAATCCGGACAATGGCGATCGACATGGAAACCGCAACAATCTTTACCGTTGGGTTCGTGAATTCAATCCCGCACGGCGCATTGCTGCTCGTGTCCGACAATCCACTTGTGCCGGAAGGGGTCAAAACGGAAGAAAGCGACAAACGCGTAACCGGGCAGTTCGTGAACCGACATCTGGAGATCGGCATCGACGCCCTACTCGAACTCGAATCATCCGGCGACTCGGTAAAACACCTGAAATTTGAATAG
- a CDS encoding alpha-amylase family glycosyl hydrolase yields MQPERSTSSTVTTRHAGNGSSDNHGQIGWSGVHYEIFVRSFADSNGDGIGDLNGVTNNLDYLKGLGISAIWLMPISPSPTYHKYDVTDYYGIDPDYGTMDDFRRLISEAHQRGIAVIIDLVIHHTSVRHPWFQEAAKGPDNPYWHYYKWLKPDEIKRRKLATRDITADSGERSPWHSVRGARYTEQYYAMFWSGMPDLNFDHQPVRDAVFAIARYWLNEVGVDGFRLDAARHLYRESEEPKNHEFWTQFGQVVEAATRGDGPSGAYTVGEVWTRPDRIAPYFRGLKANFNFDLQLMLTEIVRKENDTEDLIEYLSYVHATFSRVNPNFIDALLLSNHDQNRIGSLVKGKSDQQTMARLNVAANLLLTLPGLPYVYYGEEIGMLGMKPDESIREPFLWDIRAKDTQRTRWRRGTYSTSQTVRPVAQQEADPESLLNHYKRLIQFRNSHSILNNNLSRLVQVGIRQKGILAFIRQESTNDQRVLVVHNLTGKPIDVVLSPTEEWCRRIVFATAQGSLLIGDTITIPAYSCVVVE; encoded by the coding sequence ATGCAACCTGAACGCTCAACGTCGTCAACGGTAACTACCCGCCATGCCGGTAATGGCTCATCTGATAATCATGGTCAAATCGGCTGGTCGGGCGTCCATTACGAAATCTTCGTTCGCTCGTTTGCCGACTCCAACGGCGATGGCATCGGTGATCTCAACGGCGTAACCAACAACCTCGACTACCTGAAAGGCCTCGGCATATCGGCCATCTGGCTCATGCCCATCAGCCCCTCACCGACCTACCACAAATACGACGTTACCGACTATTACGGTATTGATCCGGACTACGGGACGATGGACGATTTCAGGCGGCTGATTTCGGAAGCCCACCAGCGGGGCATTGCCGTGATCATCGATCTGGTTATTCACCACACCAGCGTCCGTCACCCCTGGTTTCAGGAAGCCGCCAAAGGACCCGACAATCCGTACTGGCACTACTATAAATGGCTCAAGCCCGACGAAATCAAACGCCGTAAGCTAGCCACCCGCGACATTACTGCCGACTCGGGCGAACGCAGTCCCTGGCATTCGGTTCGTGGAGCCCGCTACACCGAGCAGTATTACGCCATGTTCTGGAGTGGGATGCCCGACCTGAACTTTGATCACCAGCCGGTTCGGGATGCGGTATTTGCGATTGCCCGCTATTGGCTTAACGAGGTTGGCGTCGATGGCTTTCGGCTCGATGCGGCCCGTCATCTGTACCGCGAGTCCGAAGAACCCAAAAATCACGAGTTCTGGACCCAATTCGGCCAGGTCGTCGAAGCTGCCACCCGTGGCGACGGCCCGTCCGGCGCTTATACAGTTGGCGAGGTCTGGACGCGTCCCGACCGGATCGCGCCTTACTTTCGGGGCTTGAAAGCCAACTTCAATTTCGACCTTCAGCTGATGCTGACAGAAATTGTCCGGAAAGAAAACGATACGGAAGATCTGATCGAGTACCTGTCGTATGTCCATGCAACCTTCAGTCGGGTCAACCCAAACTTCATCGATGCGCTGCTCCTGTCGAACCACGATCAGAACCGAATCGGTAGTTTAGTGAAGGGCAAATCGGATCAACAGACGATGGCCCGGCTAAACGTAGCGGCAAACCTCCTGTTGACGCTGCCGGGTTTACCCTACGTGTATTACGGGGAGGAAATTGGGATGCTGGGCATGAAACCCGATGAATCAATTCGGGAGCCTTTCCTGTGGGATATCCGCGCGAAAGACACCCAGCGCACGCGGTGGCGCAGAGGCACCTACTCAACCAGCCAGACAGTTCGGCCCGTCGCGCAACAGGAAGCGGATCCGGAATCGCTTCTCAACCATTACAAACGCCTGATCCAGTTTCGAAATAGTCATTCAATTCTGAACAACAACCTGAGCCGGCTGGTACAGGTGGGCATTCGCCAGAAAGGGATTCTGGCATTCATACGGCAGGAGTCAACGAATGATCAGCGCGTCCTGGTTGTTCATAACCTTACCGGCAAACCAATCGACGTTGTTTTGTCCCCCACCGAAGAGTGGTGCCGACGCATTGTGTTCGCAACGGCACAGGGTAGTTTGCTGATTGGTGACACGATTACGATTCCCGCCTACAGCTGTGTAGTTGTGGAGTAA